ccacgattctcattcatctctcttgacctaacctaaatctaagaagtGAAACCTTGTCTCTCACAGTGGTCTCATCTGACTATTTCTCATTagtaattcattgttctgctcagcgaacaagagacaagaaataatattagcataggttttgaaacctttctctcggtactgttgttgtaacagaacattgcttgcatggaaagtggaaaaggttttctcaagcatataatgttccgtaatactttcaccacacaatttcattttagaaacaatcttaaacagtgcagagttatattcgtccacagacttatagtcttggatcctcagattcgtccaatcaaaccgagcttttggtaagatcaccgttctctggtgatcatatctcgatttcaattcattccaaagatctagtggattctcaatggttaggtattgatccttgagactctcagctagatgatgacgaatgatcaagatggctctgtaacgatcattttcattggcattattgttctcggtgatacactcaccgagtcccttggatttcaggatgatcttagcatcgagcgcccactgaaggtaattgtctccagatagatttagggcagcgaaatcaaggttgttgattttcgacatctgaagttatagattaatatttttagatcttttaggaatagtttttaatgtttaaacgattagggttttatgttcaaacaatcaaacaagcctTCACAGCCAAGATCAATGCCTCATGGCCAATGAGCAAGCCGCACGGCCATGGATGCAAACTAGTTCGtttttatgcatttagtttgtcgtgtaattgcaatcctaacatggtttgtttctatcagttcatgatgCAATCAAAACAAGCAAACCTATCGGCCAAACAAAgatcaagccacacggctatttgattcaattcaacactattcctagaataagttctaagtgtaattgcaatcaatcaatgtgattaagttatggtatgaatgcaacaaggccatacggccacgagtatgatcaagtctataacagtttaacctaatatgtagtttcagattttgattttaaaataatctaaactatgtcattagggttttagtttaaataagccaaacaatcagattcgagtttcaacaatcctaacaatagttctaggtgatcaaatcaaccaatcaatgttcaatttcaaacaatcaaaatcgattttcagaattagggttttagggttttagggtttcgattttattaacaagcaatttcaatttcagaatgatcaaattcaatctcaatcaatcaatcaatcagttttaattaatcaatagttttcgaattagggtttagggatttcgaaaatttgatcttagatcaaagggatttgatttgagattcaaaacctttaaggttctgattttaattgatcaatggatcaatctcgatttttagggtttggagaCCGTACTTATAGAGCTTCAATTTACTCGCttagggattgatctattatcctatagctttcatcttagagattatattttagggtttcattctttacaatcaaccaaattcgattcattatgttcttagaattcgaaatacctttagtttagttgtttgtagaaaccggaccaccaagaatgAAACTCGAGCTTAGACATGATCGGGACGTGAGCTGGCTGGGACGCGAGCTGGCCTGAAACGCGAATGGATTGAGGTTGGAGACGCGAGCTGCTTCTATCGGATCGCGAGCTGTCCTTGATGTAGGATGGAGCTGAgttcgtctaggatcaggaacgccttggggctGGATCTGATCAGGTGGACACGAGCTGGAACGGAGTTGCGaacggattagggttcgtcggtatcGTCGGGtttggattagggttccaaagcagATCGGCGCGCACTGTATCTGTGCGTGAGGACGTGTCGGTGGTCAGATCGGCAAGCGGTTTGCACTGACTGATTCGTCTCGGCCagggcttcgatttgatatcttgatcgtttcctgggtcctcacggtttgggaAAACGGCATCTTCGAAGTTCCGAGGcagattccttttcatttagggttttagggttttagcaatttggttttaggctcagagtgttagaggctatcgtgctgataacgtgttataaactTAAAGATTTAGAACTGTAAGtatctgtatattattaatgaataagtgttccctttatataagggttacaagagagataaatggaaatacaataataggaaatattacaaatcataaacataaacgaattaggaaataggcaagttgtagccgcctctctctcctctccaaatctcgcggccgcctctctctctagggttgggtcGTCTTTCTTTAAGTGTATGGACCGGGTCGGTTATAGACGGATCGGTTAGAAACATTCACCGATTGATTTATAACATTCAATTCGTATTTAATGCAAATATATTTTGACTATTTAATAGCCTAAAAGCAAACACGAGTGGTGAAGTTCTCAACCGGAATTAATATCTAAGCccacaaataataataatgtaatattataaaatattataattgaaatttatttttttgtcatccaaCTCAACTTTCAGATTTCTAAAGAGGTTCTTCCAAGTTGAACTTTATACGACACTCTTTCAcgtttttacattattttaatatttataaattttcataaatcatgGTGAAATTTCAGTTAGACATGAAGTGTGATCGGTAAATATAAAGTAActgaaagtaaaataaataaataaatgaatggAAAACagtaagaataaataaataaaagaaaaaaaaacaaatccaaGGCAACATTTTTTCTCACAAACCAAGAAAGAAAAGTACATACTATCAtactctttgtttcttttttaaacaatgaaaagtgtaaaaaataaaagaaaaaaaatcacctaATTGGTATAGAGATAGCTGAAGTGAGAGTAAATTTGCTTTCCACCTAGAATATATCGTTAATAACGTAATAAAGCCATACCTATAGTCAATCTAGAAAAAAGCTTGGCCAACGTGGACAAATTGGTATAGAGCTTGGCCATCTCTAATTGGTACATGAATCTTGTTCCTTTCTGAGACGAAAAATAAGAAGCCGCTGTTGCAAGACATTCAGACCGATCTAggttttaataaattgtttacCGTTGAGCCACCTGACCAAAGGCGTGgtttaactttgtttttttatggatgaatttcaagttGATATTTTGTTTTCGAACAATCAAATGATTGATGTAAAAGCAATCATTAATAGAATAAGTGTCTATATGACATTCGTTTATGGAGTCcctgttttagaaaaaaaaaagatcaagtTTGAGAACGTCTTATGCGCTTTGCCACAACTAGAGATGGTTTGTGGTTTATGATtggtgattttaatgaaataatagGACACCATGAGAAAGAAGATGGAAAATGACGATATGatataggggtgggcgttcgggtacccgttcgggttcggatcgggtatttcggattttcggatatttcggtatagaggtatagaacccgttcgggtatttctgtacttcgggtcgggtccgggtatttttagttcgggttcggttattttggatcgggttcggatatttagattttgaaattttttttaaaattttcatttctcatatttcttgtatttaaaaatataactttcacttaactattttttttttaatagattgaatggttaatagatttggatataacattttgaaactaaaaaatacattaatttggttattgtttttaaactttggatgtaactttttgttaattcttgaaataaaaagtttgacatgcattttaagtgagtagcaaatcattttcttcgtaattttatgtatatcatatgaacttaaagtatgtgtagtatcaacataaatattttatatagaatgagagatgtaaactagaaatatatggttaattatacatatgttcggttatcttcggatatccattcggattcagatattacccgttcgggttcggatatccaatctctcctaattcaatacccgttcggatattttgctacttcggttcggatttcggttcgggtttatCGGATTGGATTCGGGTGcggcttcggatatcgggtaaagtgcccacccctaataTGATACATCATTCCTGGCCTTTAAACAAATGATTTCGGATTGTTGTATGCTTGAGTTTTCATATACAGGGAACCATTTGTCATGGGCTGGAAACTGACCCAACGGATGTGTACGCTGTCGACTAGGTCTTGCGCTAGGCAATGAAGATTGACATGAAAATTTCTACACTCTAAAGTACAATACATGCGCATGTGGGGTTCAGGCCATCATCATGTACTAGCAGATATCCTATCCAAGCCAACGAGGacaaagaaaaattttaaatttaagaaacaGTGGCTGGATAACGAAGAAATAAAATAAGTCATTATTGATGGATAGAACTCCTCTGATCTATCTCCTAACACCAACATAATGGATCATATATCCAGTTGCATGAAAGCACTAGGACagtggaaaagaaaaagaaaaagacctAAATGCGGCAAAATTAGTGAAAGATCTAAAGTCCAAAGTGGATGCTCTATACTCAGATGATGATGCCAGAACATAGGAGATAAGTGCAGCTCTAAAGGAACTTACGGAGGCTCTTAAGACTGAAGAACGATTCTGGAAGCAAAAGAATAGAGTTTTTTTCTAAGCGAAGGAGATTTAAATACAACATTTTTTCATGCTATTACCAAACAGAGAAGAGCCAGAAATAAAATTACGGGTCCCCTAGATTCCGCTGGGAATCTAGTGGAGGATGTGGAAAAGTTGGTGGCCATTGCCACTAGTTAGTTTAGGGACCTGTTTGCGACATCCAATCTGGAGCTAGTTGAGGAGGCCTTAGCCAATGTCACGACAACTATTTCTGACCAGCTGAATGCAGATCTTATGTCTCCTGTTTCAGAATGGGAAGTTATGATGGCCCAATTTTCAATGCACCCGGAGAAGGCACCGAGACCCGATGGCCTTACAGCCATATTCTATCAAAAATTATGGGATATTGTGAAAGTAGACTTAATCCATATGGTTAATGAATTTCTCTTTGATGGAAAAATGGCCAATAGCTTCAATGATGCAAATATATGTCTTATTCCTAAGAAAGAGAAACCAAATGAGATATCACAGTTTCGACCCATCAGTCTTTACAATGttagttacaaaataatatcaaaggtcttatgccagagaTTAAAGAAAATCTTGTCAGATCGGATATCGGAaacccagtcagcctttgttgctggaAGATAAATATCAGATAATGTACTAATAGCACATGAGATGTTCCATGCTCTTCGTACAGGTCCCGGTGGAAGAAATAGGAGAATGGTGATAAAGACGAACATGAGTAAAGCCTACGATAGGCTAGAATGGGATTTTATCAGTGCAGTCATCAAGAAAATGGGTTTCTCATAGTTATGGATTGGATGGATAATGTGATGTGTAACATCAGTGAAGTATCATGTTTTGTTCAATGGCCAACCAAGAGGGAATATCATCCCAAAGAGGGGACTACGTCAAGGTGATCCTTTGTCTTCTTTCATCTTTATcttatgcacggaagcgctcgttagccttcttaatcatgcaTAGAAATAATGTAAGATAACGGGAATGCGCGTCTCACGCACTAGCCCCCTGGTATCGCACCTTCTCTTTTCTGATGATAGCATGTTCTTCTGCAAGGTGGAGCCCCGTGAATGCGATGAAGTAGTGAAAGTTCTTAAGACTTATGGGAAAGCTTCTGGACAATGCATTAACTTTGAAGAAATCAtctttactctttggtaagaagATTCCCGGACAGGTGAAGGAGGCAGTCAAAACCTCAACTGAAATTACAAATTATGGGGGAATGGGAACATATCTTGGGATACCGGAGCACATCAGTGGCTTAAAGAGGAAGTTGTTTGTGTTCCTAAAAGATTGACTGCAAAATAGAGATAATGGCTGGACTAGCAGATGGATAACAAAGGGAGGAAATGAAGTCTTGATAAAATCAATCTTGTTGGCTCTACCTACCTATGTAATGTCGAATCTGTTACTGCCACTAGAGACATGCGAGAATATAGCTAGTGCCATTGCATAGTTTTGGTAGAGCTCCAACCCTCCTAAACGGGTATCCATTGGGTTAAATGGGATAAACTGTGTAAATCAAGAGATGAAGGAGGGATTAGATTCAGGATGATCCATGAATTCAATCTTGCATTACAAGGCAAACAGTTATGGCGTTTAGTACAATATACGGATTTACTGGTAGCTAGAGTCCTGAGAGAAAAATACTACAGATGCAGTTGGCCTTTGCGACTGAACAAGACTGACAACGGGTGGACAAGTATAATGGCGGCTAAGCCATTAATATCCCTAGGGATCAGACAAAAGATACACTTTTGAAATGTGATTAGAGTTTGGGAAGACCTTTGGATACCGACAATACCTGCTAGACCGGCAAGGCCTATTGCACCAGTATTACACCCAATGTTCCCAGTGAGAGAACTAATAACAGGAACCCCGAAAAGATGGAATCCTTTGATGCTGGAAAATTATGTCAATCCGAATGATATCCCTTTGATTCAATCTTTGGTCATAAGTCAAAGGTATCATCGAGATGAATATTGTTGGAGTTATACAAAGAATGGGAGGCATACTGTGAAGTCAGGATACTGAGTAGCCAGGAACTTGCTGAACAAGGATAACTTGGAAATCCAGATAGAACCTACTATCACAAAACTTCAAGCTTTTGCTTGGAAGATACAAGCTCCACCAAAAATCAAATACCATATTTGGAAATTGATCTCTGGACAATTAGCAGTGACAAGTAACTTAAAACATCGTCATATGCAATGCGATAATTATTGTCCAAGATGTGGTGCAGAGGACTAAATTATAAACCATGCCATCTTTGAATGTCCCTCAACTCTACAGACATGCGCACATGCAGCTACGCCAACCCCGCCTCTAGTGTTCCCTAACGCTAGTCACTATACAAACATGGACTATCTATTTTGGCGAAAAAATGATATTGAAGATCTTGAGCTGGATAAAGATCCATATCCTTGGATcatatggtacatttggaaagcaCGAAACGATAAACTTCTTAGAGGAATAGATAGGGACCCATTGGAAACTGTCTGACATGCAGAGTCAGAATGCCATGTGTGGTTTGAAGCAAACTGAAAAGACGAGGAACCGATGCCACCACCACATCCTGAACAAATACCAATCTCTGAGAGATGCATGGTGGATGGATCTTGGACACATGACGCACTCTTTTGTGAGTATGGTGGAAATGGATGACTGCATGAGGAGTAATTCAGCTATTGGGAGCCAAGAACCAACTAAGTAGAATCTTACCCATTCACTCAGAGCTTGAGGTGTTATTATGGGCGATGGAGTGCATGCGGCAACTATCGACGTCTCAAGTTTTTCGCACCGATTGTAAGGACATAGTCTCGATGATTCAAGAACCAGGAGCATGGCCTAACTTTTTTAAGGAGTTAAATGAGTTTTCAAAGCTGAAAAATAGATTCTCAGAGttctcaattgtttttatcCCTCGTTTTGAAAATGTATCGTCTGATTCATTAGCTAAGGTAGCGCGATCCTTTCATAGAGATATGTACTACATTGTTCTGTTCCGGTCTGGTTTTCCAGACCACCTCAaccttgagtaatagaatagccgtttgacTAAACAAAAACTAGAAAAGAGCTTGGAAAACTTTTCTTAGGATTTTTGGAATAGCTCCAGTGAGGAGTTATCATAGAAGTTCTTAagattaaacaaaagaaatgaaatcagAAAGATGAGAAAGAGTTAAATACATGTTCTTAGTTTCTAGTTTTATAAACCCCACCAAAACCTCAAAAGCCACATGGGTTTTCAACTGATAAGATTGTTCTTAAAATGCTTCCATAGAAGATTTTTAGATGGAGTTctctgaaacaaaaaataaataaaaataaaataaaaatagaaaagaaaagaaaaattaaagaaatctGCAAGAACCGCATGAGAAACAATGAACTCCACGTGTTTATCGGTCAATGATCAATTGttcttttaaagtttaaatttaaatacataactaatttaaattaaaaatattaatactttATTAATAAGAACCTCACACTAGCATTTTCATGGATGTAGGTGCTCTTAGAACACTCACATTAATAGGTATCTTACATTTTCTGATGATTTTCATCatttaagtaaataaattagttgAAATTTAAGAGAACGATTATGAACTTTTTTTAAAAGCAATGTACACTTGTCACTTTGTTAATCATTCAAggattgtttaaaaataaaaatatttacattaacaaaacattattattttatatttttgagaaGTTTATGTCAACTTTAACCATTAAAGATATGCCAAATGGAAATTTTTTGAAAGATCTCTAGtgtattaaaataaagaaaacaattaaaaataaggGGAAATGAAGAGAAAGAATGATTCTTccatatactttaatttttataaatactgtTGTTTTTAGTGGATAGTATTTTTAATtgtcaaaatatttatcaagaAACTTTTCAGGTCtcttactattttattttagaaaaaaaaaccatgGAGCTTTGAAAGATATATATGAAGGTTGACACCGTTTTCATTTACCGAAAGTCGCATTCTTCTTGTTAGTTTGATAAATTACAAAACGAAGATTAAACGAGACCATGGGCTTCTACCAAAATGTTATGCTTCTCATATGTTTTTGGCCAGTTAACGTATTAGCATTACACGGTTAAAGAAAATgtatatatcaattaaattcATTTTCGTCCAAGGTTTTATAAGTCTAAATTCATCAAATAATTTCGAGTGCATAGCACAGTTGGTTCAACAAATAATCAGTATACTATTTAGGCATGGGCATTTCATGTACGTattcgattcggttcggttgatttctgtttttagtttttttttggttttagcttTGATCcagttattttggttttcagttcggttcggataacaAAGCTGGAAACTGGTTAATATTCAAGATAATTTCTGATCCAGTTTGATACTGGTTCAGTTTCAATTTTTCGGTTAATTCatgttaaaagtaaaaaaaaatgagttatcatatattaaaatttatttatttcaagttTTCGGATAAAAATTTggataatttaaataatttattttcggTTCTGTTCGGTTATTTATTTCGGATAAATGTGTCCAAACCTAatactattcttttgaatacaaATAACTAAGCCGAGGTTAAAGTTCAGATTTCATGATAACATAATCCCTTTAACAAAGTCGTTGACCTTTTACAAATTTGGCGTTTTGTTACTGCATTGATCAGCTACttttaaaattgaatttttcaaTCCAAAGCCCGGAAACTATGACAAATTATTTACACCTAAAACTTTCCCTAATGGTCATATAAGTCTTCAAAACATGAATAATTAAATTCACGGTGTACTCTGTTTTTGCTctgtttccttaaaaatctctgtaTTTGTTTTGGAATTCATTTAGTATATACAAACACATACTGTGGAAAGTATGttcaatacaaaattaaaagagacaactaacttttttatatatgttacaCTTTCCTGGGGAAGTAAAAGGGTGCGATCCTGATAACAAGACCCGGGAAGACGTCATCCGGGTCATGGATATGCGGGTTTCTCTCAGCTATAAAAGGGTCGCCGCATTTATCGTCGATGGTGTGAAGCGTTTCTCCTTCTCCCACGACATAAATATCTTCGCAAGTTTTCTCTGAGAATTGAGACCCTCTAGGTGAACCGGAAGCGTTGTTCTCACGAACTGATAACAAAAGTATTAAAGACAACAACACAACAGCAGAACACCAAGCGGTCATCTCTGAAGATGATGTTCTTGAATCTCTCATGCCTTTAAATTAAAACACAGCACGTTTGCTATTTGTAAAATTAGTTTCTATTTgggatgaatttttttttattggtctaAATTAGCTTTTAACTGATGcaagttaaaacaaaatagcatcatttttaaaatgatgtttaaaatacatataaatacataatttataattttttgttagcaTCATTTTTTATTGATGCAAATTATGTATCACTTTAATAAGTGatgctaacaaaaaaaaaatacatgagtttttaaattgatataaatttataaaatagcaTCATTTTTGTAAAGTGAtctaaattaagaaaattatatcattttttattgaAGTGATGCCAAATTAATTGATAATAAcgtctatcttattaaagtagaagtactTTAAGCTTTTGTTTGCCAACATAGATAtcagttaaaaaaataagtgttgtttggaaacatagataacactaagttaggaaaaaaaagcaatctatattattaaagtagaaAGTATAAGTACTTTAAGCTTTTGTTTTGGCAACATagatctatcttattaaagtataAGTACTTTAATCTTTT
The window above is part of the Brassica napus cultivar Da-Ae chromosome C3, Da-Ae, whole genome shotgun sequence genome. Proteins encoded here:
- the BNAC03G51920D gene encoding uncharacterized protein BNAC03G51920D — encoded protein: MRDSRTSSSEMTAWCSAVVLLSLILLLSVRENNASGSPRGSQFSEKTCEDIYVVGEGETLHTIDDKCGDPFIAERNPHIHDPDDVFPGLVIRIAPFYFPRKV